The genomic DNA GCAGAAGTCATCGCCGTCGTCAAAGTCGATGGACGTGTGATCGGAGACGGTAAACCGGGTGAATGTACAAATAAATTATTGCAACAGTTCAGGGACACTGTCACGCAGGATGGAAGAAAAGTTTACAAACAAAATGCTCAAGTCGGGTAAGTTGGAGGTGCTGATGTGCGTAGTGACATGATCAAAAAAGGAATTGACCGCGCTCCCCATCGCAGCCTGCTTTATGCGACGGGAGTCAAATTGGAAGACATGGAGAAGCCTTTCATCGGGGTATGCAACTCCTATATCGATATCATACCGGGACATATGCATCTCAATCACTTCGCTGCCGTCGTGAAAGAAGCGATCAGGGAAGCAGGAGGCATCCCGTTCGAGTTCAATACGATCGGCGTGGATGACGGGATTGCAATGGGACATATCGGGATGCGTTATTCCCTTCCGAGCCGGGAGCTCATCGCCGATTCAGCCGAAACGGTCATCAACGCCCACTGGTTTGATGGAGTGTTTTACATTCCGAACTGTGACAAGATCACGCCGGGTATGCTGATGGCATCCGTTCGCACCAACGTTCCTTCCGTCTTCGTATCGGGAGGGCCGATGGAGGCCGGTGTATCAAGCGAAGGAAAACCCCTTTCCCTTGTCTCCGTCTTCGAAGGGGTCGGTGCCCATCAATCGGGGAGGATGACAGCGGAACAGCTTCTGGACATCGAGCAAAATGCGTGTCCGACATGCGGATCCTGTTCAGGGATGTTCACCGCCAATTCCATGAACTCCCTCATGGAGATGCTCGGGATGGCCCCTCCTGGTAACGGGACGATCGTGGCAACATCGGAGGAGCGTCACCAGCTCATCAAGGACGCTGCCAAGCACCTTGTGGAAATGGTGAAGAAGGACATCAAGCCGAGGGATATCATCACGAAAGACACCATCGATGATGCCTTTGCCCTCGATATGGCCATGGGAGGCTCGACCAACACGGTCCTCCATACCCTTGCCATCGCCAATGAGGCGGAAATCGATTACGATATCAACCGCATCAATACCGTAGCGGAAAGGGTGCCGTATCTGTCCAAGATCAGCCCAGCTTCCGATTATTCCATGCAGGACGTCCACAATGCCGGCGGAGTGAGTGCCATCATCAAGGAACTGTGCGAGATGGGGGCGGTCCACAGCGACCGGATCACCGTTACAGGGAAGTCACTCTATGAAAATGTGAAAGATGCTGAAATCGTGAATGATGAAGTCATCAGGAGGAAGGATAACGCCTACAGTCCTGTAGGAGGATTGTCTGTCCTGTTCGGGAACATCGCTCCGAACGGTGGTGTCATCAAGGTGGGGGCAGTCGATCCTTCCATCAAGACATTCATGG from Rossellomorea marisflavi includes the following:
- the ilvD gene encoding dihydroxy-acid dehydratase; translated protein: MRSDMIKKGIDRAPHRSLLYATGVKLEDMEKPFIGVCNSYIDIIPGHMHLNHFAAVVKEAIREAGGIPFEFNTIGVDDGIAMGHIGMRYSLPSRELIADSAETVINAHWFDGVFYIPNCDKITPGMLMASVRTNVPSVFVSGGPMEAGVSSEGKPLSLVSVFEGVGAHQSGRMTAEQLLDIEQNACPTCGSCSGMFTANSMNSLMEMLGMAPPGNGTIVATSEERHQLIKDAAKHLVEMVKKDIKPRDIITKDTIDDAFALDMAMGGSTNTVLHTLAIANEAEIDYDINRINTVAERVPYLSKISPASDYSMQDVHNAGGVSAIIKELCEMGAVHSDRITVTGKSLYENVKDAEIVNDEVIRRKDNAYSPVGGLSVLFGNIAPNGGVIKVGAVDPSIKTFMGEAIVYESQDEALAGIESGEVKEGHVVVIRYEGPKGGPGMPEMLAPTAAIAGRGLEKKVALITDGRFSGASRGISIGHVSPEAAEGGPIGVVENGDPIFIDLTNRTISLMVSEEELTFRQQEWVQPAPKIRKGYLARYAKLVTSASTGGILKTE